A stretch of the Nicotiana tabacum cultivar K326 chromosome 6, ASM71507v2, whole genome shotgun sequence genome encodes the following:
- the LOC107788094 gene encoding protein NUCLEAR FUSION DEFECTIVE 4, producing MDLDPDYNPSFKAKINTKWVATVASIWIQCTSGSLYTFAIYSSALKSSQGYDQSALDVVSVFKDVGANVGILSGLLYSSFTVRRRRFGGPWVVLLAGAVQCFAGYFLMWLTVVGILPKPPLLVMCLYMLLAAHAMTFFNTANVVTAVHNFPTYRGTIVGIMKGFLGLSGAILIQVYQTIFRNRPTAYLLLLALLPPITTVLLMSFVTISQTNEDDEKKHLNGFSSIALVLSSYLMAVIIVGNIFSLQMSVRITTFAVLIFLLLSPISVAISAHKEKSYRIVKFLLEQNSPAYVQNRSQTHFVDMGQSHDDYDELPAGADQERDRNEKKTPEWGEDMNLLQAMCTTGFWFLFVTTACGMGSGLATVNNISQIGGSLGYTVLEINTLVSLWSIWNFLGRFGAGYVSDYFLRSLGWSRPLFITITLAGMTVGHAVIASGLPGALYAGSVIVGICYGSQWSLMPTIASEIFGAGHLGTIFNTITVASPVGSYLLSVWVVGYIYDKEASGEGNMCTGTHCFMLSFFIMAASTFFGALVALALFFRTRNFYKNVIHRRVAAC from the exons ATGGACTTGGACCCAGATTACAATCCCAGTTTCAAGGCCAAAATCAACACCAAATGGGTAGCCACAGTAGCCAGCATATGGATCCAGTGCACCAGCGGCTCACTCTACACCTTCGCCATCTACTCTTCTGCTCTCAAATCTAGCCAAGGATACGATCAATCCGCCCTCGATGTTGTCTCTGTTTTCAAAGATGTTGGCGCCAATGTCGGCATTCTTTCCGGCCTCCTATACTCCTCTTTCACCGTCCGCCGCCGCCGTTTTGGCGGGCCATGGGTGGTGCTGCTTGCCGGAGCTGTTCAGTGCTTTGCTGGTTACTTTCTTATGTGGTTGACCGTCGTTGGTATTCTGCCTAAACCCCCTTTATTGGTTATGTGCCTCTACATGCTTTTAGCTGCTCATGCTATGACTTTCTTCAATACGGCCAATGTTGTCACTGCTGTCCACAATTTCCCTACTTACAGAGGCACCATTGTTGGCATCATGAAG GGTTTCCTCGGGTTGAGTGGAGCGATTTTAATTCAAGTATATCAGACAATCTTTAGAAACAGGCCCACTGCATATCTTCTGTTATTGGCATTGTTGCCTCCTATAACTACTGTGTTACTTATGTCATTCGTAACAATCTCACAAACAAATGAAGATGATGAGAAGAAGCATCTGAATGGTTTCTCATCGATTGCTTTGGTCCTGTCTTCTTATCTCATGGCTGTAATAATCGTGGGAAATATCTTTTCTTTACAAATGTCTGTTCGTATCACCACTTTTGCTGTACTTATTTTCTTGCTACTTTCCCCTATCTCTGTAGCAATCAGTGCCCACAAGGAAAAGTCTTATAGAATAGTTAAATTCTTACTCGAGCAAAACTCACCGGCATATGTGCAAAATAGATCTCAGACTCACTTTGTGGACATGGGGCAAAGTCATGATGACTATGACGAGTTGCCTGCTGGTGCTGATCAAGAGAGAGATAGGAATGAGAAGAAGACTCCAGAATGGGGGGAAGATATGAACCTTCTTCAGGCAATGTGCACCACTGGTTTCTGGTTTTTGTTTGTTACCACTGCATGTGGAATGGGATCAGGGCTGGCCACAGTTAATAACATTAGCCAAATAGGAGGGTCTCTTGGGTACACAGTTTTAGAGATAAACACTTTAGTTTCTCTCTGGAGTATCTGGAATTTTCTTGGTCGCTTTGGAGCTGGTTATGTGTCAGATTATTTCTTACGCTCACTTGGTTGGTCAAGGCCATTGTTTATTACCATTACTCTGGCTGGTATGACTGTTGGCCATGCTGTAATTGCGTCCGGTCTGCCCGGTGCTTTGTATGCCGGCTCAGTTATAGTTGGTATTTGTTATGGATCACAATGGTCACTAATGCCTACAATAGCTTCTGAGATATTTGGTGCAGGGCATCTGGGAACAATATTTAACACCATAACTGTAGCAAGCCCTGTGGGATCTTACCTACTGTCTGTGTGGGTAGTTGGATACATCTACGATAAGGAAGCATCGGGTGAAGGTAACATGTGTACTGGAACTCACTGCTTTATGTTATCATTCTTTATCATGGCAGCTTCCACTTTCTTTGGGGCTCTTGTGGCCCTGGCTTTGTTCTTTCGGACAAGAAACTTCTACAAGAATGTTATTCACAGAAGAGTTGCAGCTTGCTAG